In Phreatobacter stygius, a genomic segment contains:
- a CDS encoding Lrp/AsnC family transcriptional regulator has product MTKDLLRMEAAEQVPELSAQDKKILKALQEDGRLSNADLAKKVGLSPSACWNHTRRLFDSGVIKGVHALVDPKAVQRETAVLVGIVLDRSTQDSFADFAKAARALPQVLECFLVAGEVDYFLKIRVRDLNAFNRFHSEKILALPGVRQVRTFFVLDEIKTDGLLAF; this is encoded by the coding sequence ATGACGAAGGATCTTCTCCGCATGGAAGCCGCCGAACAGGTCCCGGAACTCTCCGCCCAGGACAAGAAGATCCTGAAGGCGCTGCAGGAGGACGGGCGGCTGTCGAATGCCGACCTGGCCAAGAAGGTGGGCCTCAGTCCGTCGGCCTGCTGGAACCACACGCGCCGGCTGTTCGACTCTGGCGTCATCAAGGGCGTGCATGCCCTGGTCGACCCCAAGGCGGTTCAGCGCGAGACGGCGGTGCTGGTCGGCATCGTGCTCGACCGCTCGACCCAGGACAGTTTCGCCGACTTCGCCAAGGCCGCCCGCGCGCTGCCTCAGGTGCTCGAATGTTTCCTGGTGGCCGGCGAGGTCGATTATTTCCTGAAGATCCGGGTGCGCGATCTCAATGCCTTCAACCGCTTTCACAGCGAGAAGATCCTGGCGTTGCCCGGGGTCCGGCAGGTGCGCACCTTCTTCGTGCTCGACGAGATCAAGACGGACGGATTGCTGGCATTTTGA
- a CDS encoding GFA family protein has translation MKIACHCGGYQARLAKPPNRLINCHCGFCRSLGGAAFTTWATVPVVDLTVECTGELRSYRASENAIGVFCATCGTHVHSEDRRLPGKIGIPAGIITGALPPPSAHYFTDHKADWFSISDALPCFGGETGFAPKVTA, from the coding sequence ATGAAAATCGCCTGTCATTGCGGCGGCTACCAAGCGCGCCTGGCGAAGCCCCCGAATCGGCTGATCAATTGCCATTGCGGCTTCTGCCGGAGCCTCGGGGGCGCGGCCTTCACCACCTGGGCGACGGTGCCGGTCGTCGACCTCACGGTCGAATGCACCGGCGAGCTTCGATCCTATCGGGCCTCGGAGAACGCAATAGGGGTCTTCTGCGCCACCTGCGGAACCCACGTCCACAGCGAGGACCGGCGTTTGCCGGGCAAGATCGGCATTCCCGCCGGCATCATCACCGGCGCCTTGCCACCGCCCTCGGCGCATTATTTCACGGACCACAAGGCCGACTGGTTCAGCATTTCCGACGCGCTGCCCTGCTTTGGCGGCGAAACCGGCTTCGCGCCGAAGGTCACCGCCTAG
- the minC gene encoding septum site-determining protein MinC, translating into MAFALAPEAPLQEWLEALDRWTENSPGFFAGRPVVLDLKILKPRASEVGNLVAQLAERGIRIYAIEAQGIDSLGPDLPPLLIGARTSVIFDSKAPREQKAAAAPEPKEEPPAPGSLIIQSPIRSGQSVYHPQGDVIVLGSVGSGSEIVAGGSVHVYGTLRGRVFAGATGNAEARIFCRKNEAELLAVDGWYHTAEDMAPSTRGKPIQVFLENGAIQVAALN; encoded by the coding sequence ATGGCCTTCGCACTGGCGCCCGAAGCGCCGTTGCAGGAGTGGCTGGAAGCCCTGGATCGCTGGACCGAAAACTCTCCGGGGTTCTTCGCCGGCCGGCCGGTCGTATTGGACCTGAAGATCCTCAAGCCCCGGGCAAGCGAGGTCGGCAATCTGGTCGCCCAGCTCGCCGAGCGCGGCATCAGGATTTACGCCATCGAGGCCCAGGGCATCGATTCGCTCGGCCCCGACCTGCCGCCGCTGCTGATCGGCGCCAGGACGTCGGTCATCTTCGATTCGAAGGCGCCGCGCGAGCAGAAGGCCGCCGCCGCGCCGGAGCCCAAGGAAGAGCCTCCGGCTCCGGGCTCGTTGATCATCCAGTCGCCGATCCGTTCCGGCCAGTCGGTCTATCATCCGCAGGGCGATGTCATCGTCCTCGGTTCCGTCGGCTCCGGCTCGGAGATCGTCGCGGGTGGGTCGGTGCATGTCTACGGCACCTTGCGCGGGCGCGTCTTCGCCGGCGCCACCGGCAATGCCGAGGCGCGCATCTTCTGCCGGAAAAACGAGGCTGAGCTGCTGGCCGTGGACGGCTGGTATCACACTGCCGAAGACATGGCGCCGTCGACGCGCGGCAAGCCGATACAGGTCTTTCTTGAGAACGGCGCGATCCAGGTCGCAGCCCTCAACTAA
- the minD gene encoding septum site-determining protein MinD, producing MGKVVVVTSGKGGVGKTTSTAALGAALAQAGKKVVLIDFDVGLRNLDLVMGAERRVVFDLVNVVQGQAKLTQALIRDKRIASLYLLPASQTRDKDALTEEGVAEVIAPLKETFDYVLCDSPAGIERGAQLAMRFADDAVIVTNPEVSSVRDSDRIIGLLDSRTLKAERGESVTKHILVTRYDAARAARGDMLRIDDVLEILSTPLLGIIPESQAVLRASNLGSPVTLNEPGNAAARAYIEAARRLDGEHVPMALPTDKRGLLDRLLGRRAA from the coding sequence ATGGGCAAGGTCGTCGTCGTCACATCCGGCAAGGGAGGCGTTGGCAAGACAACCTCGACCGCCGCGCTCGGGGCCGCGCTGGCGCAAGCCGGCAAGAAGGTCGTGCTGATCGATTTCGATGTCGGGCTGCGCAATCTCGACCTGGTCATGGGCGCCGAGCGGCGTGTGGTCTTCGACCTCGTCAATGTCGTGCAGGGCCAGGCCAAGCTCACCCAGGCGCTGATCCGCGACAAGCGCATCGCCTCGCTCTACCTGCTGCCCGCTTCGCAGACGCGCGACAAGGATGCCCTCACCGAGGAGGGCGTGGCCGAGGTGATCGCGCCGCTCAAGGAAACCTTCGACTACGTGCTCTGCGACAGCCCGGCCGGCATCGAGCGCGGTGCTCAGCTCGCCATGCGCTTTGCCGATGATGCGGTGATCGTCACCAATCCGGAGGTGAGCTCGGTGCGCGATTCCGACCGCATCATCGGCCTGCTCGACTCCCGGACCTTGAAGGCGGAGCGCGGCGAGAGCGTGACCAAGCACATCCTGGTGACACGTTATGATGCGGCACGCGCCGCCCGCGGCGACATGCTCAGGATCGACGATGTCCTCGAGATCCTGTCCACGCCGCTTCTCGGGATCATCCCGGAAAGCCAAGCGGTCCTGCGCGCATCCAATCTGGGTTCGCCGGTGACGCTCAACGAGCCAGGCAACGCCGCGGCGCGCGCCTATATCGAGGCCGCAAGGCGGCTGGACGGCGAGCACGTTCCGATGGCCCTGCCGACCGACAAGCGGGGGCTCCTCGATCGGCTCCTGGGAAGGAGGGCGGCATGA
- the minE gene encoding cell division topological specificity factor MinE: MTLFDLFRRRSSAPVARERLQVLLAYERKSRNQPDLVAVLREEIMAVITRHVQVDQDHVQVTMERGETMSTLEIDIQIPNAGAMAAAL, from the coding sequence ATGACCCTGTTCGACCTCTTCAGGCGCCGCAGCAGTGCGCCTGTGGCGCGCGAGCGCTTGCAGGTTCTGCTGGCCTATGAGCGCAAGAGCCGCAACCAGCCCGATCTTGTCGCCGTGTTGCGCGAGGAGATCATGGCCGTGATCACCAGACATGTTCAGGTCGATCAGGACCACGTGCAGGTGACCATGGAGCGCGGCGAGACGATGTCGACGCTCGAGATCGACATCCAGATTCCCAATGCAGGCGCGATGGCTGCCGCATTGTAA
- a CDS encoding SDR family oxidoreductase, translating to MSTHVILVTGASSGFGLMTARALAEAGHTVYASMRETTGRNAPRVAEVAAWAEQQGVDLRSVELDVQSDASAGFGIAHILDDAGRLDVIVHNAGHMVFGPAEAFTPDQFIQQYDVNVLGAQRVNRVALPHLRRQGRGLLVWVGSSSTRGGTPPFLAPYFAAKAAMDALAVSYSAELSRWGIETTIMVPGAFTKGTNHFAHSGAPSDAARAAEYRTGPYAGVADQALKGLAALEPADADPAEVARAIVRVVDTPFGKRPFRVHVDPSQDGAEIVNGVADRMRREMFWRIGLQDLLGPGINS from the coding sequence ATGTCCACGCACGTCATTCTCGTCACCGGCGCCTCCTCGGGCTTCGGCCTCATGACCGCCCGAGCGCTCGCCGAGGCCGGCCACACCGTCTATGCCTCGATGCGCGAAACCACGGGCCGCAATGCTCCACGCGTCGCCGAAGTCGCAGCCTGGGCGGAACAGCAAGGCGTCGACCTGCGCAGCGTCGAACTGGACGTCCAGTCCGATGCTTCCGCTGGGTTTGGCATTGCCCATATCCTCGACGATGCCGGCCGCCTCGACGTCATCGTTCACAATGCCGGCCACATGGTGTTCGGCCCCGCCGAGGCCTTCACCCCGGACCAGTTCATCCAGCAATACGACGTCAACGTGCTCGGCGCGCAACGGGTCAACCGCGTCGCGCTGCCGCATCTGCGCCGGCAAGGCCGGGGCTTGCTCGTCTGGGTCGGTTCGTCCTCGACGCGTGGCGGCACGCCGCCGTTCCTGGCGCCCTATTTCGCGGCCAAGGCGGCGATGGACGCGCTCGCCGTATCCTATTCGGCGGAATTGTCGCGCTGGGGCATCGAGACGACCATCATGGTGCCTGGCGCCTTTACCAAGGGCACCAATCATTTCGCCCATTCCGGCGCGCCTTCGGACGCGGCGCGGGCAGCGGAATACCGGACAGGTCCCTATGCCGGCGTCGCCGACCAGGCGTTGAAGGGGCTGGCAGCGCTCGAACCGGCCGATGCCGACCCGGCCGAGGTGGCGCGCGCGATCGTCCGGGTCGTCGACACACCGTTCGGCAAGCGGCCGTTCCGGGTCCATGTCGACCCGTCGCAGGACGGCGCCGAGATCGTCAACGGCGTCGCCGACCGCATGCGCCGCGAAATGTTCTGGCGCATCGGCCTGCAGGACCTGCTCGGCCCCGGGATCAACAGCTGA
- a CDS encoding SDR family oxidoreductase: MTEINPKIGNTNKVAIVTGASRGIGAAIAERLAGDGFTVVINYSGDAVPAEALARGIETKGGRALTAKADVSDAAAVRGLFDQAEAAFGGVDVLVNNAGIMTLSTIADTDDAAFDRLIDVNLKGTFNTLREASRRLNNGGRIINFSSSVVGLLQPTYGVYAATKAAVEAMTGVLVKELRGRSISVNAVAPGPTATDLFLNGKPQDLVDRMAKMAPLERLGQPEDIAATVAFLAGPDGAWINGQTLRANGGII; the protein is encoded by the coding sequence ATGACCGAAATCAACCCCAAGATTGGCAACACCAACAAGGTCGCCATCGTCACCGGCGCCTCGCGTGGCATCGGCGCCGCCATTGCCGAGCGGCTCGCCGGCGACGGCTTCACCGTCGTCATCAATTATTCCGGCGACGCCGTGCCGGCCGAAGCGCTTGCCCGCGGAATAGAAACCAAGGGCGGCCGCGCCCTGACCGCCAAGGCCGATGTCAGCGACGCCGCGGCCGTGCGCGGCCTGTTCGACCAGGCCGAGGCGGCCTTCGGCGGTGTCGACGTGCTGGTCAACAATGCCGGCATCATGACGCTCTCGACCATCGCCGACACCGATGATGCCGCTTTCGACCGGCTGATCGACGTCAATCTCAAGGGTACGTTCAACACCCTGCGCGAGGCGTCGCGCCGGCTGAACAACGGCGGCCGGATCATCAATTTCTCGTCGAGTGTCGTCGGGCTGCTGCAGCCGACCTATGGCGTCTATGCCGCCACCAAGGCGGCCGTGGAAGCCATGACCGGCGTGCTGGTCAAGGAGCTGCGGGGCCGTTCGATCAGCGTCAATGCGGTCGCCCCCGGCCCGACGGCGACCGACCTGTTCCTCAACGGCAAGCCGCAGGACCTGGTCGACCGCATGGCCAAGATGGCGCCGCTCGAGCGGCTCGGCCAGCCCGAGGACATCGCGGCAACCGTCGCCTTCCTCGCCGGGCCCGACGGCGCCTGGATCAACGGCCAGACGCTGCGCGCCAATGGCGGGATCATCTGA
- a CDS encoding LysR family transcriptional regulator produces MDRFDAMRVFTRVVERRSFTLAAEDLGLPRSTVTDAIKQLEARLGVRLLERTTRHVGPTLDGEAYHRRCLALIADVEDAEGAFGGAKPKGLLRVDVHGTLARHFVLPRLQAFLAEYPGIELFMSEGDRLVDLVREGIDCVLRVGDLKDSDMIARRVAMLDEITCAAPAYIARFGLPASPDALQGHRMIGFRSSATGQLMPLEFTIDGALRHIALPAVVSVNGAETFVAAARLGLGLIQVPKYHVQDDLDRGTLVPVLADHPPSPTPVSLLYPRNRQLSPRVRVFIDWLVRAFGVDRR; encoded by the coding sequence ATGGACAGGTTCGATGCCATGCGGGTGTTCACGCGGGTGGTGGAGCGCAGGAGCTTCACGCTCGCGGCTGAGGATCTCGGCCTGCCGCGCTCGACCGTCACTGACGCGATAAAGCAGCTCGAGGCGAGGCTCGGCGTCCGGCTGCTGGAGCGCACCACCCGCCATGTCGGCCCGACGCTCGACGGCGAGGCCTATCACCGGCGCTGCCTGGCGCTGATCGCCGATGTCGAGGATGCCGAAGGCGCCTTTGGCGGCGCCAAGCCCAAGGGGCTGCTGCGGGTCGACGTGCACGGCACGCTGGCGCGCCATTTCGTGCTGCCGCGGCTTCAGGCTTTCCTCGCCGAATATCCCGGGATCGAGCTGTTCATGAGCGAGGGCGACCGGCTGGTCGATCTCGTCCGCGAGGGCATCGATTGCGTCTTGCGGGTCGGCGATCTCAAGGATAGCGACATGATCGCGCGGCGGGTGGCAATGCTCGACGAGATCACCTGCGCGGCGCCTGCCTATATCGCGCGCTTCGGCCTGCCCGCGAGCCCGGACGCCTTGCAGGGCCACCGCATGATCGGCTTCCGCTCCTCGGCGACGGGACAGCTCATGCCATTGGAATTCACCATCGACGGAGCCTTGCGCCACATTGCCCTGCCGGCCGTCGTTTCGGTCAATGGCGCCGAGACCTTTGTCGCCGCCGCGCGTCTTGGCCTCGGCCTGATCCAGGTGCCGAAATATCATGTCCAGGACGATCTGGATCGCGGCACGCTGGTCCCGGTCCTCGCCGACCATCCGCCGTCGCCGACGCCGGTCTCGCTGCTTTATCCGCGCAACCGGCAGCTCTCGCCGCGCGTGCGCGTGTTCATCGACTGGCTGGTGCGTGCCTTCGGTGTCGACCGGCGTTGA
- a CDS encoding S41 family peptidase — protein sequence MKLSARLIIAALVIGSSPVAAWCQTAPADAAHVSGQIDEIIRRRFYDPQRLPAFEAVASTRGANLDWVAAALAALGASHTGRYTPDQIDYYEVMDAYRTAGAGDRAREIFPPDGTITYAGIGLVPRRIEGKIFAAYVYDGSPADKAGVRTGDEILSVDGQPFHEIGSFQTRIGQTVDIAVRRTAEAQPLTIAVPVIAIRPADMLRDAIRDSVRIVERDGKRLGYLRIWTYAVPGVRRLLAELLTTAPLKDADGLVLDMRGRWGGAPADAAEMFIGRSLPMELVGRDGNVVTANMRWQKPMVGLIDAGARSGMEILASGLKKAGIPLVGAQTAGAVLAGRGFVLGDNSLLIVAVMDVRVDGGRLEGSGVVPDIAVAFDRRYADGADPQRERAIGLLAERLRH from the coding sequence ATGAAGCTGTCTGCGAGATTGATCATCGCCGCGCTCGTGATCGGGTCGAGCCCGGTGGCCGCATGGTGCCAGACGGCTCCGGCGGATGCGGCCCATGTCTCCGGGCAGATCGACGAGATCATTCGCCGCCGCTTTTATGACCCGCAGAGATTGCCCGCCTTCGAGGCCGTGGCGAGCACACGCGGGGCGAACCTTGACTGGGTGGCGGCAGCGCTCGCCGCTCTCGGAGCCTCCCACACCGGCCGCTATACGCCTGATCAGATCGACTATTACGAAGTGATGGATGCCTACCGGACGGCCGGCGCCGGGGACAGGGCCAGGGAGATCTTTCCGCCTGATGGCACGATCACCTATGCCGGCATCGGTCTGGTGCCGCGCCGGATCGAAGGCAAGATCTTCGCGGCCTATGTCTACGACGGCTCGCCCGCCGACAAGGCCGGCGTCAGAACCGGTGACGAGATTCTCAGCGTCGACGGCCAGCCATTCCACGAGATCGGGTCGTTCCAGACGCGCATCGGCCAGACCGTCGACATTGCCGTGCGCCGGACAGCCGAAGCCCAGCCGCTGACGATCGCCGTGCCGGTCATCGCCATCAGGCCCGCCGACATGCTGCGCGACGCCATCCGCGACAGCGTCCGCATCGTCGAGAGGGATGGCAAGCGCTTGGGTTACCTGCGCATCTGGACCTATGCCGTGCCCGGCGTTCGCCGGCTGCTGGCTGAGCTGCTGACGACGGCGCCGCTGAAAGACGCCGACGGCCTGGTTCTCGACATGCGCGGCCGCTGGGGCGGGGCGCCCGCCGACGCCGCCGAGATGTTCATCGGACGTTCGCTGCCGATGGAACTGGTCGGCCGGGACGGCAATGTCGTCACCGCCAATATGCGCTGGCAGAAGCCGATGGTCGGCCTGATCGATGCCGGCGCCCGATCCGGCATGGAAATTCTCGCCTCCGGGCTCAAGAAGGCCGGCATACCGCTGGTCGGGGCGCAGACAGCAGGCGCGGTGCTCGCCGGCCGCGGCTTCGTGCTTGGCGACAACAGCCTGCTGATCGTCGCGGTCATGGATGTCCGGGTGGACGGTGGGCGTCTGGAAGGCTCGGGCGTCGTCCCAGATATCGCGGTCGCCTTCGATCGCCGCTATGCCGATGGGGCGGACCCGCAGAGGGAACGGGCCATCGGCCTTCTCGCCGAACGCCTGCGACACTGA
- a CDS encoding potassium transporter Kup: protein MTVIHARASKPSGALPAAATLGALGVVYGDIGTSPLYALKEAAKAAARGGELTQDAILGIVSLILWALILIISLKYALLILRADNRGEGGIVAMLALLSARHAEPGTWRAKLLIVGLIGAALLYGDGAITPAISVLSAMEGLKVDAPALHHAVVPITVVILIGVFLLQKKGAGFIGQIFGPVMLGWFVVIALLGIYGIVRSPGVLVALSPHYAFNFLIHQNFHVSFAILGAAFLAVTGGEAMYADMGHFGRLPIRLAWFCVALPALVLNYFGQAALLLIEPSAIGNPFYQLAPNWAHYPLIAFATLAAVIASQAIISGVFSLTQQAIQLGFLPRMHIAHTASHEIGQIYVPLVNWLLAAATLGAVIGFGSSEALAGAYGIAVSLLMAITTLLAALVALKWGYPPVIVIAVNGFFFIIDCIFFAANSTKLLEGGWFPLVLAAIIASLMLTWRSGVKLVERARADLRQPEEELVETAVGTCRARLPGIAAFLASAPNGVPLALTQFIKHNRVLHERVLLVTVVIEESPRIDDEDRVEVTDLIEGISRVILRFGFMQYPTIAGGLQLAREQGKLPGINLAEITYYIGRETIIPNDEIAGMAVWRETVFAFMQRNAERSAVFFGVPTKQVVEYGTEIEI, encoded by the coding sequence ATGACTGTCATTCATGCCCGCGCATCGAAACCATCAGGTGCACTGCCGGCCGCCGCGACGCTCGGCGCGCTCGGCGTCGTCTATGGCGACATCGGCACGAGCCCGCTCTACGCGCTGAAGGAAGCGGCCAAGGCCGCGGCGCGCGGTGGGGAACTGACCCAGGACGCGATCCTCGGCATCGTCTCGCTCATCCTCTGGGCGCTGATCCTGATCATTTCGCTGAAATACGCGCTGCTCATCCTGCGCGCCGACAACCGCGGCGAAGGCGGCATCGTCGCCATGCTGGCACTGCTGTCGGCCCGCCATGCCGAACCCGGGACCTGGCGCGCCAAGCTTTTGATCGTCGGCCTGATCGGCGCGGCGCTGCTTTACGGCGACGGCGCGATCACCCCGGCCATCTCGGTGCTCAGCGCCATGGAGGGATTGAAGGTCGACGCACCAGCGCTGCACCATGCCGTGGTGCCGATCACGGTGGTCATCCTGATCGGGGTGTTCTTGCTGCAAAAGAAGGGCGCCGGTTTCATCGGCCAGATCTTCGGCCCGGTCATGCTCGGCTGGTTCGTGGTGATCGCGCTGCTCGGCATTTACGGCATTGTGAGATCGCCCGGCGTGCTCGTGGCTCTGAGCCCGCACTACGCCTTCAACTTCCTGATCCACCAGAATTTCCACGTCAGTTTCGCCATTCTCGGCGCCGCCTTTCTGGCGGTGACCGGGGGCGAGGCCATGTATGCCGACATGGGTCATTTCGGCCGCCTGCCGATCCGGCTCGCCTGGTTCTGCGTCGCCCTGCCGGCGCTGGTGCTGAACTATTTCGGCCAGGCCGCGCTGCTGCTCATCGAGCCGAGCGCGATCGGCAACCCGTTCTACCAGCTGGCCCCCAACTGGGCGCATTACCCGCTGATCGCCTTTGCGACGCTGGCCGCCGTGATCGCGTCACAGGCGATCATCTCGGGGGTCTTCTCGCTGACCCAGCAGGCGATCCAGCTCGGCTTCCTGCCGCGCATGCATATCGCCCACACCGCCAGCCACGAGATCGGCCAGATCTATGTGCCGCTGGTCAATTGGCTGCTGGCGGCGGCAACGCTTGGCGCCGTCATCGGCTTCGGCAGTTCCGAAGCGCTCGCCGGGGCCTATGGCATCGCGGTGTCGCTGCTGATGGCGATCACCACGCTGCTGGCGGCGCTGGTGGCGCTGAAATGGGGCTATCCGCCGGTCATCGTGATCGCGGTCAACGGCTTCTTCTTCATCATCGACTGCATCTTCTTCGCGGCCAATTCGACCAAGCTGCTGGAGGGCGGCTGGTTCCCGCTGGTACTCGCCGCCATCATCGCGTCGCTGATGCTGACCTGGCGCAGCGGGGTCAAACTGGTCGAACGCGCGCGCGCCGACCTGCGCCAGCCCGAAGAGGAGCTGGTCGAGACCGCGGTCGGCACCTGCCGGGCGCGGCTGCCGGGGATCGCCGCGTTTCTCGCCTCGGCGCCCAATGGCGTGCCGCTCGCGCTGACCCAGTTCATCAAGCACAATCGTGTCCTGCATGAACGCGTCCTGCTGGTCACCGTCGTCATCGAGGAATCGCCGCGCATCGACGATGAGGACCGCGTCGAGGTGACCGATCTGATCGAAGGCATTTCGCGGGTGATCCTGCGTTTCGGTTTCATGCAATATCCAACCATCGCGGGTGGCCTGCAGCTGGCCCGCGAGCAGGGCAAGTTGCCCGGCATCAATCTGGCCGAAATCACCTATTACATCGGCCGGGAGACGATCATCCCGAATGACGAGATCGCCGGCATGGCGGTGTGGCGTGAAACGGTGTTCGCCTTCATGCAGCGCAATGCCGAACGCTCGGCGGTGTTTTTCGGGGTGCCGACCAAGCAGGTGGTCGAATACGGAACCGAGATCGAAATCTAG
- a CDS encoding D-2-hydroxyacid dehydrogenase family protein, producing the protein MKITILDDYHDTLRTLACFDKLAGHEVEIWTDHVQETEQLAARLKDTEALVLIRERTRIGADLIARLDKLRLISQRSVYPHIDVDACTRQGVIIASNMQAGAPSYATAELTWGLILAAMRQIPQQMASLRAGQWQSGVGSGLRGKTLGVFGYGRIGGVVAGYGKAFGMTVLVWGREASLARARADGHAVASDKAAFFAESDVVSLHMRLLDATRGIVTAGDLALMQPTALIVNTSRAPLIAPGALVAALRAGRPGMAAVDVFEAEPVRDTGNPLLTMANVVATPHIGYVTREDYEIQFADIFDQIIAYGAGKPINVVNPDALGIRRS; encoded by the coding sequence ATGAAGATCACCATTCTCGACGACTATCACGACACACTGCGCACACTTGCCTGTTTCGATAAGCTCGCCGGCCATGAGGTCGAGATCTGGACCGATCATGTCCAGGAGACCGAGCAACTGGCCGCGCGGCTGAAGGATACCGAGGCGCTGGTGCTGATCCGCGAGCGGACCCGCATCGGGGCGGATCTCATCGCGCGGCTCGACAAGCTCCGGCTGATCAGCCAACGCAGCGTCTATCCCCATATCGATGTCGATGCCTGCACCCGGCAAGGCGTGATCATCGCGTCGAACATGCAGGCCGGCGCGCCGTCCTATGCGACCGCCGAGCTGACCTGGGGCCTGATCCTGGCCGCCATGCGCCAGATTCCCCAGCAGATGGCTTCGCTCAGGGCCGGCCAATGGCAAAGCGGCGTCGGCAGCGGCCTGCGCGGCAAGACCCTCGGCGTTTTCGGTTATGGCCGGATCGGCGGCGTCGTTGCCGGTTACGGCAAGGCCTTCGGCATGACGGTGCTGGTCTGGGGGCGCGAGGCCTCGCTCGCCCGGGCCAGGGCCGATGGCCATGCCGTGGCATCCGACAAGGCGGCCTTCTTCGCCGAAAGCGACGTCGTGTCCCTGCATATGCGCCTTTTGGACGCGACGCGTGGCATCGTCACGGCTGGTGACCTCGCGCTGATGCAGCCGACGGCGCTGATCGTCAATACCAGCCGCGCACCGCTGATCGCGCCCGGCGCGCTGGTCGCGGCCTTGCGTGCCGGCCGTCCGGGCATGGCCGCGGTCGACGTCTTCGAGGCGGAGCCGGTGCGCGACACCGGCAATCCCCTGCTGACCATGGCCAATGTCGTCGCAACGCCGCATATCGGCTATGTGACGCGTGAGGACTACGAGATCCAGTTCGCCGACATCTTCGACCAGATCATCGCCTATGGCGCCGGCAAGCCGATCAATGTCGTGAACCCTGACGCCCTTGGTATCCGGCGCTCCTGA
- a CDS encoding aldo/keto reductase, whose product MDYRRLGHSGLRVPALSFGTGTFGGGNDFFKAWGSTDAAGASRLIDVCLDHGVSMFDSADVYSGGLAEQILGEAIKGKRQRLLISTKATFPTGDGPNDFGSSRQHLIEAVDKALLRLGTDHIDLLQLHGQDYNTPVEETLATLDQFVRAGKVRYVGCSNFSGWHLMKSLAASDRYGYPRYVAHQAYYSLLNRDYEWELMPLGRDQGVGAVVWSPLGWGKLTGKIRRGQPAAPGTRAHDIAGTGPRFEEERLFKIVEALDAVAKDCGKTIPQVALNWLLQKPTVSSVIIGARNEEQLVQNIGAIGWTLTPEQNARLEEASQVSPAYPVWHQRGFAMLNEGG is encoded by the coding sequence ATGGATTATCGGCGTCTTGGACATTCGGGCCTGCGCGTGCCCGCCCTCAGCTTCGGCACCGGGACCTTCGGTGGCGGCAACGACTTCTTCAAGGCCTGGGGCTCGACCGACGCGGCCGGCGCCTCGCGGCTGATCGACGTCTGCCTCGACCATGGCGTGTCGATGTTCGACAGCGCCGACGTCTATTCCGGCGGGCTGGCCGAACAGATCCTGGGTGAAGCGATCAAAGGCAAGCGCCAGCGGCTCTTGATCTCGACCAAGGCGACCTTCCCGACCGGCGACGGCCCCAACGATTTCGGCTCGTCACGCCAGCACCTGATCGAGGCGGTGGACAAGGCCTTGCTGCGGCTCGGCACCGACCATATCGACCTCTTGCAACTGCACGGGCAGGACTACAACACGCCGGTGGAAGAGACGCTGGCGACGCTCGACCAGTTCGTCCGCGCCGGCAAGGTCCGCTATGTCGGCTGTTCCAACTTTTCCGGCTGGCACCTGATGAAGTCGCTCGCCGCCTCCGACCGCTACGGCTATCCGCGTTATGTCGCCCATCAGGCCTATTATTCGCTGCTCAACCGCGACTACGAGTGGGAGCTGATGCCGCTCGGACGCGACCAGGGCGTCGGCGCGGTGGTCTGGAGCCCGCTCGGCTGGGGCAAGCTCACCGGCAAGATCCGGCGTGGCCAGCCGGCCGCGCCCGGCACCCGCGCCCATGACATCGCCGGAACCGGTCCGCGCTTCGAGGAAGAGCGGCTGTTCAAGATCGTCGAGGCGCTCGACGCCGTGGCCAAGGATTGCGGCAAGACCATTCCGCAGGTGGCGCTCAACTGGCTCTTGCAAAAGCCTACCGTCTCGAGCGTCATCATCGGCGCGCGCAACGAGGAGCAACTCGTCCAGAATATCGGCGCGATCGGCTGGACGCTGACGCCCGAGCAGAATGCCAGGCTCGAAGAGGCGAGCCAGGTATCGCCGGCCTATCCGGTCTGGCACCAGCGTGGCTTCGCCATGCTGAACGAAGGCGGCTGA